The following are encoded together in the Oceanobacillus zhaokaii genome:
- a CDS encoding HAD family hydrolase — MIKAILFDLDDTLLWDEKSVKTAFERTCKFASEKHGIDPEEFEQKVRENARRLYESYDVYSFTQMIGINPFEGLWGEFNDEQEEFRQLKAIAQTYREQSWTLGLKDVGVNDSEFGSVLADYFIMARKESPFLYEDSLTILEQLKGNYKLVLITNGSPSLQNLKLEITAELAPYFDEIIISGDFGRGKPDPTIFEHALAALSIDKDEAIMVGDNLHTDILGANRAGIQSVWLNRHNRKREAIEPMYEISSLSELRSILDY, encoded by the coding sequence TTGATAAAAGCGATTTTATTCGATTTAGATGATACATTGCTTTGGGATGAGAAAAGTGTGAAAACTGCGTTTGAGCGGACATGTAAGTTTGCAAGTGAAAAACATGGAATCGATCCAGAAGAATTCGAACAAAAGGTTAGGGAGAATGCCCGTCGTTTATATGAATCCTACGATGTTTATTCATTTACACAAATGATTGGAATCAACCCATTTGAAGGTCTGTGGGGTGAGTTCAATGATGAGCAGGAGGAATTTCGCCAATTAAAGGCAATTGCACAAACATATAGAGAACAGTCATGGACCCTTGGTCTGAAGGATGTTGGGGTTAATGATTCTGAATTTGGAAGTGTGCTTGCAGATTATTTTATAATGGCTAGGAAAGAGAGTCCCTTTCTTTATGAAGATTCGTTGACCATTTTGGAACAGCTAAAGGGGAATTATAAGCTAGTATTAATTACCAATGGTTCGCCGAGCTTACAAAATTTGAAGCTAGAGATTACAGCTGAACTGGCTCCCTATTTTGACGAAATTATTATTTCGGGAGATTTTGGCAGAGGGAAACCGGATCCAACTATCTTTGAGCATGCACTTGCAGCTCTTTCGATAGATAAAGATGAAGCAATTATGGTTGGGGATAATCTGCATACCGATATTCTCGGTGCAAATCGTGCTGGAATTCAATCTGTATGGCTAAATCGGCATAATCGGAAAAGAGAAGCAATCGAACCAATGTACGAGATATCGAGTCTTTCTGAGCTGAGAAGTATTTTAGACTATTAA
- a CDS encoding branched-chain amino acid aminotransferase, with protein MEDQTIRVELTNSKKEKPDENHLEFGRVFTDHMFIMDYAEPIGWHDARIVPYQPLVIDPSSMIFHYGQSVFEGLKGYRTETGDIQLFRPEKNFQRLNHSNDRLVIPQIDEEFVLEGIKELVAIDRDWVPHTEGTSIYIRPFIISTEPYLGVSPSKHFKFIVIMSPVGSYYKEGINPVKIAVENQYVRAVKGGTGEAKTGGNYASSLKAQEIVEKEGYSQVLWLDGMERKYIEEVGAMNVFFKINGEVVTPQLNGSILAGVTRDSVIQLLKYWDVPVSERRVSMQELYEAHQNGTLEEAFGSGTAAVISPIGELRWNGEHLVINNGEIGELSQKLYDTITAIQYGKVEDPFDWIEKVNLKSKVNL; from the coding sequence ATGGAAGACCAAACGATACGAGTAGAATTAACGAACAGCAAGAAGGAAAAACCAGATGAAAACCACTTAGAATTTGGCAGAGTATTTACTGACCATATGTTCATAATGGACTATGCAGAGCCAATCGGATGGCATGATGCGCGTATTGTACCTTATCAACCCCTTGTGATTGACCCATCTTCAATGATATTTCACTATGGCCAATCTGTTTTTGAAGGATTAAAAGGATATCGTACAGAAACTGGTGATATTCAGTTATTCCGCCCTGAGAAAAATTTTCAGCGTCTAAATCATTCAAATGACCGCCTTGTCATTCCACAAATTGATGAGGAATTTGTTCTCGAAGGAATTAAGGAGCTTGTAGCTATAGACAGAGATTGGGTTCCACACACTGAAGGAACGTCTATCTACATTCGTCCGTTTATTATATCAACTGAACCATATCTTGGTGTTTCGCCATCGAAACATTTTAAATTCATCGTTATCATGTCACCTGTTGGTTCCTATTACAAAGAAGGAATTAATCCAGTAAAAATTGCAGTTGAGAATCAGTATGTTCGTGCGGTAAAAGGCGGAACAGGTGAAGCGAAAACAGGTGGTAATTATGCTTCGAGTCTAAAGGCACAGGAAATTGTTGAAAAGGAAGGCTATTCACAAGTATTATGGCTTGACGGTATGGAGCGCAAATATATTGAAGAAGTCGGAGCGATGAACGTATTCTTCAAAATTAATGGAGAAGTTGTTACACCACAATTAAACGGAAGTATTCTAGCTGGTGTCACACGAGATTCTGTTATACAATTACTAAAATATTGGGATGTTCCTGTCTCCGAACGAAGAGTATCCATGCAGGAACTATATGAAGCACATCAAAATGGAACTTTAGAAGAAGCATTTGGATCAGGTACTGCAGCTGTTATCTCTCCGATTGGAGAACTGCGCTGGAATGGTGAGCATCTTGTAATAAATAATGGGGAAATTGGCGAGCTATCACAAAAGCTATATGATACAATTACAGCGATTCAATATGGTAAAGTGGAAGATCCTTTTGACTGGATAGAAAAGGTAAATTTAAAGAGTAAAGTAAACCTTTAA
- a CDS encoding alpha/beta-type small acid-soluble spore protein, whose amino-acid sequence MANGNRNQLLVPNAENAVNKMKEEIANEFDVELGADTTARENGSVGGEMVKRMIQIAEESMAGQKQQ is encoded by the coding sequence ATGGCTAACGGCAATCGTAATCAATTGTTAGTGCCTAATGCGGAAAATGCAGTGAACAAGATGAAGGAAGAAATCGCCAATGAATTCGATGTAGAGCTTGGAGCTGACACAACTGCGCGTGAGAACGGATCGGTGGGTGGCGAGATGGTCAAACGAATGATCCAAATCGCTGAAGAAAGCATGGCAGGTCAAAAGCAACAATAA
- a CDS encoding CoxG family protein: MVHGSHQVRLEMPIERIWDFISDINNWAPLVPGYMEHEIINDQQSIWKLHGDIGMIKKTINLKVEIIEWKKPSHIAFRITRLNEMCIGTGYFKAKTLADFSVEMSGYLNISAKGMLGQMVKPLLNTIVPVVGKEFTEKIAEKMLERERLTV, encoded by the coding sequence ATGGTACATGGCTCGCATCAAGTTAGACTAGAAATGCCGATTGAAAGAATTTGGGATTTTATAAGTGATATTAATAATTGGGCCCCTCTTGTTCCAGGATATATGGAACATGAAATCATCAATGACCAGCAATCGATTTGGAAATTACACGGGGATATCGGCATGATAAAGAAAACGATCAATCTAAAAGTTGAAATCATTGAATGGAAGAAACCGAGCCATATTGCTTTTCGTATAACACGATTAAACGAAATGTGCATCGGAACTGGTTATTTTAAAGCAAAAACCTTAGCTGATTTTTCAGTAGAAATGAGCGGTTATCTGAATATCTCTGCAAAGGGAATGCTCGGACAAATGGTCAAGCCCCTCCTGAATACAATCGTTCCTGTAGTTGGCAAGGAATTCACAGAGAAAATTGCAGAAAAAATGCTGGAAAGAGAACGATTAACAGTCTGA
- a CDS encoding YitT family protein, which yields MNFIKSNKSITEYFYIIIGATLVGLAYNIFFLPSKLAAGGISGVSTILYEWHSFSPAITQLVINIPIFIIGWLTLGKEFSWKTLVGTFWVPFIIFLSEDIPLTVTNPLLGALYGGIILGAGLGIVYRGNGSTGGTAAIAQIVKKFTGISSGYSQFIVDGIVVALSIIVFNLELTLFALLAIYISGKAIDFVQLRTSATKLIVIITDEEEKVQNLIHNEIDRGLTKVRSVGGYSNLDKTMLLCVAEQPEAVHLKKLLQKEVPTSFVIFVNASEIMGRGFSLDKYYGQKL from the coding sequence ATGAATTTTATTAAAAGCAATAAAAGTATTACTGAATATTTCTATATTATTATCGGTGCAACTTTAGTTGGCTTAGCCTACAACATATTTTTCTTACCATCCAAACTTGCTGCTGGTGGTATTTCCGGAGTGTCGACTATTTTATATGAATGGCATAGTTTTAGTCCTGCAATAACACAGCTGGTAATCAATATTCCCATATTTATTATTGGCTGGTTAACACTCGGCAAGGAATTTAGTTGGAAGACACTCGTAGGGACATTCTGGGTGCCATTCATTATCTTTCTAAGTGAAGATATTCCATTAACTGTAACAAACCCATTACTTGGTGCTCTTTATGGTGGAATCATTCTTGGTGCTGGACTTGGCATTGTTTATCGTGGAAATGGATCAACTGGAGGAACAGCCGCAATTGCTCAGATTGTTAAGAAATTCACTGGCATTTCTAGCGGTTATTCACAATTTATCGTCGATGGTATAGTGGTCGCCCTATCCATTATTGTCTTTAATTTAGAGCTTACCCTATTCGCACTTTTGGCCATTTATATATCAGGAAAAGCAATTGATTTTGTTCAATTACGGACATCTGCAACGAAACTTATTGTCATTATTACCGATGAAGAAGAAAAGGTGCAAAACCTTATTCATAACGAAATTGATCGGGGATTAACGAAGGTACGCTCTGTTGGTGGCTATTCAAATCTTGATAAAACAATGCTCTTATGTGTTGCTGAACAACCAGAAGCAGTACATTTAAAGAAATTGCTCCAAAAGGAAGTGCCAACATCATTCGTTATTTTCGTCAACGCTTCAGAAATTATGGGAAGAGGGTTCTCATTAGATAAATATTATGGACAGAAGCTTTAA
- a CDS encoding ABC transporter ATP-binding protein: MSLELRSVGRTFAGKQAVRDVSFSAKQGEIIGLLGTSGCGKSTILRAISGLDSEYDGEIAVNGEITRDIQDEIGFIFQEPRLFPWLTVLDNVIFGLKGTKDEKEKLGKKYLENVGLADSAKLYPKQLSGGMAQRVAIARALVTSPEILLLDEPFSALDAFTKMQLQDLLLDIWKTYKSTIVIVTHDIDEATYLCDRIIILRGQPGEIDKEIGINEQRPRARGSQLLADVKTEILESLDLNRTGALLK; this comes from the coding sequence ATGAGCCTGGAATTAAGAAGTGTAGGACGGACATTTGCAGGAAAACAAGCAGTAAGAGATGTTTCCTTTTCCGCTAAACAAGGGGAGATCATTGGACTATTAGGCACGAGCGGTTGTGGAAAAAGCACAATACTTCGAGCAATCTCTGGACTTGATTCCGAGTATGATGGAGAAATAGCTGTAAATGGTGAAATCACAAGAGACATTCAAGACGAAATTGGCTTCATCTTCCAAGAACCTCGATTATTTCCTTGGCTGACAGTGCTTGATAATGTTATTTTTGGACTGAAGGGGACCAAGGACGAGAAAGAAAAACTAGGGAAAAAGTATTTAGAAAATGTCGGCTTGGCTGATAGTGCGAAGCTTTATCCAAAACAATTATCTGGGGGAATGGCCCAAAGAGTAGCAATTGCTCGAGCGCTAGTTACATCACCAGAAATATTATTGCTCGATGAACCATTCAGTGCCCTGGATGCCTTTACAAAAATGCAGCTCCAGGATTTGCTGCTTGATATCTGGAAAACATATAAATCAACGATCGTCATTGTCACACATGACATCGATGAAGCGACTTATTTATGCGACCGTATTATAATTTTACGCGGACAGCCTGGCGAAATCGATAAGGAGATAGGGATTAACGAACAGCGACCACGAGCGAGAGGAAGTCAGCTTTTAGCAGATGTAAAAACAGAAATATTGGAAAGTCTAGATTTGAATCGAACCGGAGCACTATTGAAATAG
- a CDS encoding ABC transporter permease: MEAEVSTVLSKKHASKRKDQQLKRSKNVEHIVLGSIIPIILLIIWEILSRLEVFPAYMLPAPSVVLGTIVGLGQDGSLWGHIGITTYRVLAGFVLGTAVAVVLGSFVGFYQKAEQLFDPMIQAFRSIPSLAWVPLFILWMGIGEPSKITMIAVGVFFPVYLNMISGILGVDRKLIEVGKINKLNSFQLVTRIILPASLPSFLTGLRSGLGLGWMFVVAAELMGASQGLGYLLVLGQNTLSPETILASIILFAVIGKLTDWILKIIEARALHWQDRLVKS; encoded by the coding sequence ATGGAAGCTGAAGTCTCGACCGTCCTATCGAAGAAGCATGCATCGAAAAGAAAAGATCAACAATTAAAACGAAGTAAGAATGTGGAGCATATCGTCTTAGGAAGCATCATTCCAATTATTCTCCTAATCATTTGGGAGATACTTAGTAGGTTAGAGGTGTTCCCTGCATACATGCTTCCTGCGCCATCTGTCGTATTAGGAACCATCGTTGGTCTTGGACAGGATGGTTCGTTATGGGGGCATATTGGAATTACAACTTACCGTGTACTAGCAGGATTTGTGCTTGGAACAGCTGTGGCGGTAGTTCTTGGCTCGTTTGTTGGTTTTTATCAAAAGGCGGAACAGTTATTTGATCCGATGATTCAGGCATTTCGTTCCATTCCCTCCCTTGCATGGGTACCATTATTTATACTTTGGATGGGAATTGGCGAGCCGTCAAAAATTACGATGATTGCGGTTGGTGTCTTTTTTCCGGTTTATTTGAATATGATTAGTGGAATTCTTGGTGTTGACCGGAAACTGATAGAAGTTGGAAAAATTAATAAACTTAACTCCTTCCAGCTCGTAACGAGAATTATTTTACCTGCATCGCTACCTTCATTTCTTACCGGCTTGCGAAGCGGCCTTGGTTTAGGCTGGATGTTCGTTGTTGCTGCAGAATTAATGGGGGCAAGTCAAGGTCTTGGTTATTTATTAGTACTTGGTCAAAATACTTTATCACCGGAAACAATCTTAGCGAGTATTATCTTATTCGCAGTGATTGGAAAATTAACGGATTGGATATTAAAAATTATAGAAGCACGAGCATTACATTGGCAGGATCGACTCGTAAAATCGTAA
- a CDS encoding aliphatic sulfonate ABC transporter substrate-binding protein: MKLRRQFKQKGLAIGVFSIILLFIAGCSSSASTEGAPDKIRMDYAYYSPTSLVLKQKGWLEEEFKEEGIEIEWVLSQGSNKALEFLNSNSVDFGSSAGAAALISKANGAPIKNVYIYSKPEWTALVTMPESGISSVKDLAGKKVAATLGTDPYIFLLRALNEEGIPAEDVEIINMQHGDGANALTKGSVDAWAGLDPNMARVELEADASLFYRNVDFNTYGFLNVREDFAKSHPEYVNRVIAAYEKAREWTIENPQEAAEILADEASISIEVAQLTLERNDFSVAIPADVHHDALIEAGKVLQAGEVIDANVDIEEITSDLIEPSFAKETMGDE, encoded by the coding sequence ATGAAGCTTAGGAGACAGTTCAAGCAAAAAGGTTTGGCAATCGGGGTTTTTTCAATCATATTATTGTTCATTGCTGGTTGTTCTTCGAGCGCCAGTACAGAAGGAGCACCAGATAAAATTCGAATGGATTATGCGTATTACTCACCAACTAGCCTAGTATTAAAGCAAAAGGGCTGGCTGGAAGAGGAATTTAAAGAAGAAGGAATTGAAATTGAATGGGTGCTAAGTCAGGGCAGTAATAAGGCACTCGAGTTTTTAAATAGTAATAGTGTTGACTTCGGTTCATCTGCTGGGGCAGCGGCATTGATATCGAAGGCGAACGGGGCGCCGATTAAAAATGTTTATATTTATTCCAAGCCTGAGTGGACTGCGCTTGTAACGATGCCTGAGTCTGGAATCAGTTCTGTGAAGGATTTAGCAGGTAAAAAAGTTGCTGCAACACTAGGTACAGATCCATATATCTTTTTACTGCGCGCACTGAATGAGGAAGGAATCCCAGCTGAAGACGTTGAAATCATCAATATGCAGCATGGAGATGGTGCAAATGCATTAACGAAAGGATCTGTCGATGCATGGGCAGGACTTGATCCAAATATGGCACGCGTAGAGTTAGAGGCAGATGCATCTCTATTTTATCGTAATGTTGATTTTAATACGTATGGATTCCTTAATGTCAGAGAAGATTTCGCAAAGAGCCATCCAGAATATGTTAATCGTGTCATTGCAGCATATGAAAAAGCGAGAGAATGGACGATAGAGAATCCGCAAGAAGCTGCGGAAATACTAGCAGACGAAGCAAGTATTTCAATTGAAGTTGCTCAATTAACATTGGAACGAAATGATTTTTCAGTAGCGATTCCAGCGGATGTGCATCATGATGCATTAATCGAAGCTGGTAAGGTTTTACAGGCGGGAGAAGTAATTGATGCAAATGTTGATATTGAAGAGATTACGAGTGATTTAATTGAGCCGTCATTTGCGAAAGAAACAATGGGGGATGAATAA
- a CDS encoding O-acetylhomoserine aminocarboxypropyltransferase/cysteine synthase family protein translates to MTNEQHSEGFNFNTIAQHGGQEIDEVTRSRAVPIYQTTSYGFNSTEHAASLFQMQEEGYIYSRNANPTNRVFEKRLAELEGGADAFAVSSGQSAITIALLTLAKVGDEIIATNALYGGTYTLLADTFKRFGVTVRFVDGRNFTEIANAITDKTKAIYTETIGNPGLQIADIKALSKLAHAHDLPLVVDSTFTTPYLQKPISFGADIVVHSTTKFIGGHGTSIGGIIVEAGNFAWDNGRFPEFTEPVAALNNQSYVELSAASAFIAKARFDLGQNLGTALSPFNGWLFIQGLESLPLRMKQHVANAKEVASFLAEHEQVTWVNYPSLKDDPQYELAKTYLPKGVGSIFTFGIKGGLEAAKKFIASVKLFSHVANVGDSKSLVIHPASTTHARLSEEEQRLTGVTPEQIRISIGLEDIEDIKADINQALIASKQENVF, encoded by the coding sequence ATGACCAATGAGCAGCATAGTGAAGGTTTTAATTTTAATACAATTGCCCAGCACGGTGGGCAGGAAATAGATGAGGTAACTCGTTCTCGTGCCGTACCGATTTATCAAACGACCTCTTATGGATTCAATAGTACAGAGCATGCTGCATCACTATTCCAGATGCAAGAGGAAGGCTATATTTATTCTAGAAATGCGAATCCGACGAATCGTGTATTTGAAAAACGATTGGCCGAGTTAGAGGGTGGTGCCGATGCGTTTGCTGTTTCCTCTGGACAATCAGCCATTACGATTGCATTACTAACACTTGCAAAAGTTGGCGATGAAATTATTGCAACGAACGCATTATATGGTGGAACGTACACATTATTAGCAGACACGTTTAAACGGTTTGGTGTCACGGTTCGTTTTGTCGATGGAAGGAATTTTACCGAGATTGCAAATGCGATTACAGATAAGACCAAAGCAATTTATACGGAAACAATCGGCAATCCTGGTTTGCAAATTGCTGATATTAAAGCGCTTAGCAAGCTTGCTCATGCACATGATTTGCCACTCGTTGTCGATTCTACCTTCACTACACCATATCTTCAGAAGCCAATCTCATTTGGTGCTGATATTGTCGTACACTCCACAACGAAATTCATTGGCGGACATGGTACATCAATTGGTGGAATTATTGTTGAGGCAGGGAATTTTGCTTGGGATAATGGGAGATTCCCAGAATTTACGGAACCGGTTGCAGCTTTAAATAATCAATCCTATGTTGAATTATCGGCTGCAAGTGCATTTATTGCGAAAGCGAGATTTGACCTTGGGCAGAATCTAGGCACTGCTTTATCTCCTTTCAATGGCTGGCTATTTATTCAAGGGCTTGAATCGTTACCACTGCGAATGAAGCAGCATGTGGCAAATGCCAAAGAAGTCGCAAGCTTTTTAGCGGAGCATGAGCAGGTCACATGGGTGAATTATCCATCTTTAAAGGACGATCCTCAGTATGAACTTGCAAAAACCTACTTACCAAAAGGTGTAGGATCCATCTTTACATTTGGTATTAAAGGTGGTCTCGAAGCTGCGAAGAAATTTATTGCTTCTGTAAAATTATTCTCTCATGTAGCAAATGTTGGCGATTCAAAATCACTTGTTATTCATCCAGCAAGTACGACACATGCACGTTTGTCAGAGGAAGAACAACGACTTACTGGTGTAACGCCAGAACAAATCAGAATATCGATCGGCCTGGAGGATATTGAGGATATTAAAGCAGATATTAATCAGGCACTAATTGCAAGTAAACAGGAGAATGTGTTTTAA
- a CDS encoding ATP-grasp domain-containing protein has product MSKIYVIHENNEWTDHLTKRLEELELPYEDWLLDGGTVDLNSAPPEGIFYSRMSASSHTRGNRFSPELTNAVLAWLEHHGRTVVNGSRALQLEVSKVLQYLELEKYGIKTPRTIAAVGKENILKAAESFDGKKFITKHNRAGKGLGVQLFTSVDALRAYVEGPSFEEPVDGVTLLQDYIESPESYITRCEFVGGKFVYAVRVDTSEGFELCPADACAIDDLFCPVGEESSKPAKFQIREGFDHPILEKYERVLAANDIKIAGIEFIEDKDGNIYTYDINTNTNYNSDAEAASGKFGMLEVAKYLGKELEKVNPPVGV; this is encoded by the coding sequence ATGAGCAAAATATATGTAATCCACGAAAATAATGAGTGGACCGATCATTTAACTAAAAGATTGGAAGAGTTAGAGCTTCCATATGAGGATTGGTTGCTTGATGGTGGAACTGTTGACCTTAATAGTGCGCCCCCTGAAGGAATTTTTTATAGTAGAATGAGTGCTTCCTCACATACACGTGGTAACCGTTTTTCACCAGAATTGACAAATGCAGTGCTTGCATGGCTGGAGCACCACGGCAGGACGGTAGTTAATGGTTCACGTGCATTGCAATTAGAGGTAAGTAAAGTACTGCAATATTTAGAACTTGAAAAATATGGGATTAAAACACCGAGAACAATCGCAGCGGTCGGCAAAGAAAATATTTTAAAGGCAGCGGAATCCTTTGATGGCAAGAAGTTTATTACGAAGCATAATCGTGCTGGTAAGGGACTCGGGGTACAGCTCTTCACATCGGTTGACGCATTGCGCGCGTATGTAGAAGGTCCCAGCTTTGAAGAGCCTGTTGATGGCGTGACATTGCTTCAAGACTACATTGAATCACCAGAATCATATATTACACGCTGTGAGTTTGTTGGTGGAAAATTTGTATACGCCGTTCGTGTGGATACTTCTGAAGGATTTGAATTATGCCCTGCAGACGCATGTGCAATCGATGATTTATTCTGCCCTGTTGGTGAAGAAAGCTCGAAACCAGCGAAGTTCCAAATCCGCGAAGGCTTCGATCACCCTATTTTAGAAAAATATGAACGTGTTCTTGCTGCAAATGATATCAAAATTGCCGGTATCGAATTTATCGAGGATAAAGATGGAAATATTTATACGTATGATATCAATACAAATACAAATTACAATAGTGATGCAGAAGCAGCAAGTGGTAAATTTGGTATGTTAGAAGTTGCAAAATATTTAGGGAAAGAACTTGAAAAAGTAAATCCACCTGTTGGGGTTTAA
- a CDS encoding LLM class flavin-dependent oxidoreductase, giving the protein MKYGFWLPIFGGWLRNVEDEKMPPTFDYAKKVIQSAEDWGYDTTLIAELYLNDIKGTEADSIEAWSTAAALAAVTNKIEIMTAVRPVYHNPAVTAKMAANIDHISNGRFTLNVVSGWWAEEAKQYGGAFTEHDERYERTEEFLEILKGLWTEETFSYDGKFYQIENTKLSPKPVQRPNPILYAGGESEKGKQVITSHCDAYVLHGHTVEEAEVKIADMKERRKAAGREPLQSIGMAAYVVCRDTEEEALEEVKRITTVGDLSGYAGFKDFTSMSELEQQVKLQDYSVSNRGLRPNLVGTPEQIAKQIIEFEKVGVDLLLLQCSPQLEELERFSKQVMPKVEELRAELTNI; this is encoded by the coding sequence ATGAAATACGGATTTTGGTTACCTATTTTTGGCGGATGGCTTAGAAATGTAGAAGATGAGAAGATGCCACCAACTTTTGATTATGCAAAGAAAGTAATTCAATCTGCTGAGGATTGGGGTTATGATACAACGTTAATCGCAGAATTATATTTAAATGATATAAAAGGAACAGAAGCAGATTCAATTGAAGCCTGGTCAACAGCTGCGGCACTTGCAGCAGTAACGAATAAAATAGAAATTATGACTGCAGTGCGCCCGGTGTATCATAATCCTGCTGTTACAGCAAAAATGGCTGCGAATATCGATCATATCAGTAATGGTCGTTTTACATTAAATGTTGTATCAGGCTGGTGGGCTGAAGAAGCAAAGCAATATGGCGGAGCGTTCACAGAACATGATGAGCGGTACGAACGTACAGAAGAATTTCTAGAAATATTAAAAGGCTTGTGGACAGAAGAAACCTTCTCATATGATGGGAAGTTCTATCAAATAGAGAATACGAAGCTATCACCGAAGCCAGTGCAACGGCCGAATCCAATCTTATATGCTGGCGGTGAAAGTGAAAAAGGAAAACAAGTTATTACCTCACATTGCGATGCATATGTACTTCATGGGCATACCGTTGAAGAAGCGGAAGTGAAAATTGCGGATATGAAGGAACGCAGAAAAGCAGCGGGACGTGAACCATTGCAATCGATTGGGATGGCGGCTTACGTTGTTTGCCGTGATACAGAGGAAGAAGCGTTAGAAGAAGTAAAACGAATTACGACAGTTGGTGACTTAAGTGGATATGCTGGATTTAAAGATTTCACCTCGATGTCAGAGCTTGAACAACAAGTCAAACTACAGGATTATTCAGTATCCAACCGAGGACTTCGCCCAAATCTAGTCGGTACACCAGAACAAATTGCTAAACAAATCATAGAATTTGAGAAAGTTGGAGTCGACTTACTCTTATTACAATGCTCGCCGCAACTAGAGGAATTAGAGCGCTTCTCCAAACAAGTAATGCCAAAAGTTGAAGAATTAAGAGCTGAATTAACGAATATATAA
- the ssuE gene encoding NADPH-dependent FMN reductase: MSEIVIISGSPSELSRSEQVLKYLGTLLEEAHFTVTHISVKDVPHEDLFTGNFNSPAVKKIAATILDAKGVIVGSPVYKGAYSGVLKALIDILPQDVLKHKPVLPLMTGGSPSHLLALEYSLKPVLSTLKAHNLKGLYLLDGQIDKHNSRPIIDESILQRTQKQLDYFIQLVNNPALTFSVSY, translated from the coding sequence ATGAGTGAAATTGTAATTATTTCGGGAAGTCCGTCCGAGCTTTCCAGATCAGAACAGGTGCTAAAATATCTAGGTACGTTGCTTGAAGAAGCACATTTTACTGTAACCCACATTTCGGTTAAAGATGTCCCCCACGAGGACTTGTTCACAGGAAACTTTAATAGTCCAGCGGTTAAAAAGATCGCTGCAACTATCTTGGATGCTAAAGGAGTAATTGTAGGATCTCCAGTTTATAAAGGGGCCTACTCAGGGGTATTGAAGGCATTAATCGATATCCTGCCACAGGATGTACTCAAGCATAAGCCTGTCCTTCCACTTATGACTGGCGGAAGCCCGTCTCATTTATTAGCATTGGAATACTCACTTAAACCAGTACTTTCAACGCTTAAGGCACATAATTTAAAAGGACTTTATTTACTTGATGGACAAATCGACAAGCATAATTCAAGACCAATTATAGATGAAAGTATTTTACAACGAACGCAAAAACAACTCGATTATTTTATTCAATTGGTAAATAATCCAGCATTAACCTTTTCCGTAAGCTATTAA